CGTGCCCGGCGCGGTGCGCGCCCGCAGCGTGCGACGGTCGCTGGCCCAGCTGGCACACGACGCCGCCGAACTGTTCGGGGGCCCGCAGGACATCGAGTGGGCGCTGGAGCACGACGGTCGGCTGGTGCTGCTGCAGTCGCGGCCGATCACCACGGTCGGGGCCGAGGCGCAGGCGGCGACGGGGCCGGTGCTCGGGCCGGGACCGCTGGCCGAGACGTTCCCGGTGGCGCTGTCGCCGCTGGAGGAGGACCTCTGGATCCCGCCGCTGCGCGACGGCCTGCGCATTGCGCTGGAGCTGCTCGGCGCCACGTCGGCGCGGCGCTTGGGGGCGTCGCCGGTGGTGGTGGCGTTGGGTGGGCGGCCGGCGGTCGACCTGGAGCTGCTGGGCCTGTCGCCGGTGCGTCGTCCCTGGTACGCCCGTCTCGACCCGCGGCCACCGGCACGGCAGGCCCTCGCCGCCTGGCGGGTGGGACGCCTGCGGGCCGCGCTGCCGTCGCTGGCGGGCGACATCCTCCGCGAGATCGACACCGACCTGCGCTCCGTGCCCCGGCTCGACACCCTGACGTCGGCCGACCTGCTGGGGCTGATGGAGCGGTCGGCGGAGGCGCTGCGGAGCCTGCACGGATACGAGGTGCTGGCCGGGCAGTTGCTGTCGGCCGACACCACGGCCCCGACCGCGGCGTCGCGCGCTCTCGCGGTGCTGTCGACGGCCCGTGGGGTGGGCGCCGAGGTCGACGACGAGTCCCTGCTCGCCGAGAACCCGGTGCTGCTGAGCCTGCTGCCGCCGCGCATCGGTACCCCGCCGGCGCTGCCCGCCGCGCCGACCGGGCCCCGGGCGGCCGCATCGTCGACCGAGGCCGATCCCGACGACCCGGCCACCCGGCGGGAGGCGCTGCGGCTGCGCGTCCGCTGGGTGCAGGAGCTCACCGCCCGGGCCGCGCTGGCGTTGGGCGCAGAGCTGGTCCGCCGGGGCGTGCTCGCCGACCCCGCCGACGTGCGCGACCTGAGCCTCGACGACCTGCACGCCGCGCTGGCCGGGCAGCTGTCGGCCCGCGAGGTCCGGGCGGTGGTGGAGACGCCGCTGCCCCGGGCGTTCCGGCAGGCCGGCGACGTGATCGTGCCGGTGGCCGCCGAGAACACCCGCCGCGGTGGCGGAGGTGGTCGGGGCGCCGGTGGCGGTCGGGGCATGGGTCGGGTCCACGACGGGACGGGGACGCCCTCCGAGGGCGCCGTGCTGGTGGTGGAGCACCTCGACCCGAGCCTGGCGCCGCTGCTGCCGGGGCTGGCCGGGCTGGTCGCCGAGACCGGTTCGGTGCTCTCCCACCTGGCGATCCTGGCGCGGGAGTACGGGGTGCCGACGGTCGTCGACCTGGCCGGCGCCCGCGAGCGCTACCCGGCCGGCACCTGGGTGGTGGTCGACGGCGCCACCGGCGAGGTCAGCCCCGTCGAGTCCGAGGAGTGGAGGGGCGCCGCATGAGCGAGCGTGGCCCGAGCGGCCCGGGCGGAGCCCAGGAGCGGGAAACATGAGGGGTCTCAACGCCCGGCGGGTGGGGCTGCTGGCCACCCTGCTGACGATGGGGGCCGCGGGGTGGTACGTGGCCGTCTACCTGGCCCGATGGGAGTGGAACCGGGCCGTCGTGGCCGGGATCATCTTCCTCGCCGCCGAGCTGGGCCTGGTCGGCGTGCTGGTGCTCGAGCGGCTGGGCAAGCTCGAGGAGCGGATCGACGAGCGCACCGCACCGCCCGCTCGTCCGGCCGAGCCCGACCCCCGGCTGGTGGCGCACATCCACGACGCGGCGCCGCCGTCGCTCGAGCCGTTCGCCTGGCTGCGCACCGGCG
The sequence above is a segment of the Acidimicrobiales bacterium genome. Coding sequences within it:
- a CDS encoding PEP/pyruvate-binding domain-containing protein; this encodes MSHTRLSDESTSPPGVIGLDHPASRDPAVVGAKAAALAVARGAGLPALYGFVVSTAATSTWRGADPPDILSQQLKRAWRHLGGAGSRSLIVRSSSPHEDGETSSMAGQFTSVLDVDGWDDLLAAVQEVIDSGHGAPMAVLVQRQLRPAWGGVLFGADPVTGSRDRLVVACVPGGPDQLVSGSISGGQFSLSPRGRLLETTGDVPGAVRARSVRRSLAQLAHDAAELFGGPQDIEWALEHDGRLVLLQSRPITTVGAEAQAATGPVLGPGPLAETFPVALSPLEEDLWIPPLRDGLRIALELLGATSARRLGASPVVVALGGRPAVDLELLGLSPVRRPWYARLDPRPPARQALAAWRVGRLRAALPSLAGDILREIDTDLRSVPRLDTLTSADLLGLMERSAEALRSLHGYEVLAGQLLSADTTAPTAASRALAVLSTARGVGAEVDDESLLAENPVLLSLLPPRIGTPPALPAAPTGPRAAASSTEADPDDPATRREALRLRVRWVQELTARAALALGAELVRRGVLADPADVRDLSLDDLHAALAGQLSAREVRAVVETPLPRAFRQAGDVIVPVAAENTRRGGGGGRGAGGGRGMGRVHDGTGTPSEGAVLVVEHLDPSLAPLLPGLAGLVAETGSVLSHLAILAREYGVPTVVDLAGARERYPAGTWVVVDGATGEVSPVESEEWRGAA